The Gorilla gorilla gorilla isolate KB3781 chromosome 17, NHGRI_mGorGor1-v2.1_pri, whole genome shotgun sequence genome contains a region encoding:
- the ANKRD12 gene encoding ankyrin repeat domain-containing protein 12 isoform X4 → MVNVPELLHGQSPSRNDTKIINSEEAQSVNPSSVDENIDSETEKDSLICESKQILPSKTPLPSALDEYEFKDDDDEEINKMIDDRHILRKEQRKENEPEAEKTHLFAKQEKAFYPKSFKSKKQKPSRVLYSSTESSDEEALQNKKISTSCSIIPETSNSDIQTKKEYVVSGEHKQKGKVKRKLKNQNKNKENQELKQEKEGKENTRITNLTVNTGLDCSEKTREEGNFRKSFSPKDDSSLHLFHISTGKSPKHSCGLSEKQSTPLKQEHTKTCLSPGSSEMSLQPDLVRYDNAESEFLPESSSVKSCKHKEKSKHQKDFHLEFGEKSNAKIKDEDHSPTFENSDCTLKKMDKEGKTLKKHKLKHKEREKEKHKKEIEGEKEKYKTKDSAKELQRSVEFDREFWKENFFKSDETEDLFLNMEHESLTLEKKSKLEKNIKDDKSTKEKHVSKERNFKEERDKIKKESEKSFREEKIKDLKEERENIPTDKDSEFTSLGMSAIEESIGLHLVEKEIDIEKQEKHIKESKEKPEKRSQTKEKDIEKMERKNFEKEKKIKHEHKSEKDKLDLSECVDKIKEKDKLYSHHTEKCHKEGEKSKNTAAIKKTDDREKSREKMDRKHDKEKPEKERHLAESKEKHLMEKKNKQSDNSEYSKSEKGKNKEKDRELDKKEKSRDKESINITNSKHIQEEKKSSIVDGNKAQHEKPLSLKEKTKDEPLKTPDGKEKDKKDKDIDRYKERDKHKDKIQLNSLLKLKSEADKPKPKSSPASKDTRPKEKRLVNDDLMQTSFERMLSLKDLEIEQWHKKHKEKIKQKEKERLRNRNCLELKIKDKEKTKHTPTESKNKELTRSKSSEVTDAYTKEKQPKDAVSNRSQSVDTKNVMTLGKSSFVSDNSLNRSPRSENEKPGLSSRSVSMISVASSEDSCHTTVTTPRPPVEYDSDFMLESSESQMSFSQSPFLSIAKSPALHERELDSLADLPERIKPPYANRLSTSHLRSSSVEDVKLIISEGRPTVEVRRCSMPSVICEHTKQFQTISEESNQGSLLTVPRDTSPSPKPEVFSNVPERDLSNVSNIHSSFATSPTGASNSKYVSADRNLIKNTAPVSTVMDSPVHLEPSSQVGVIQNKSWEMPVDRLETLSTRDFICPNSNIPDQESSLQSFCNSENKILKENADFLSLRQTELPGNSCAQDPASFMPPQQPCSFPSQSLSDAESISKHMSLSYVANQEPGILQQKNAVQIISSALDTDNESTKDTENTFVLGDVQKTDAFVPVYSDSTIQEASPNFEKAYTLPVLPSEKDFNGSDASTQLNTHYAFSKLTYKSSSGHEVENSTTDTQVISREKEDKLESLVLTHLNRCDSDLCEMNAGMPKGNLNEQDPKHCPESEKCLLSIEDEESQQSILSSLENHSQQSAQPEMHKYGQLVKVELEENAEDDKTENQIPQRMTRNKANTMANQSKQILASCTLLSEKDSESSSPRGRIRLTEDDDPQIHHPRKRKVSRVPQPVQVSPSLLQAKEKTQQSLAAIVDSLKLDEIQPYSSERANPYFEYLHIRKKIEEKRKLLCSVIPQAPQYYDEYVTFNGSYLLDGNPLSKICIPTITPPPSLSDPLKELFRQQEVVRMKLRLQHSIEREKLIVSNEQEVLRVHYRAARTLANQTLPFSACTVLLDAEVYNVPLDSQSDDSKTSVRDRFNARQFMSWLQDVDDKFDKLKTCLLMRQQHEAAALNAVQRLEWQLKLQELDPATYKSISIYEIQEFYVPLVDVNDDFELTPI, encoded by the exons ATGGTGAATGTGCCTGAATTATTGCATGGTCAAAGTCCCTCAAGGAATGATACAAAAATCATCA aTTCCGAAGAGGCTCAATCTGTAAATCCTTCTAGTGTTGATGAAAATATTGACTCtgaaacagagaaagactctctcATCTGTGAAAGTAAACAGATACTTCCCAGTAAAACACCTCTTCCATCTGCCCTTGATGAGTATGAGTtcaaagatgatgatgatgaagaaatTAATAAGATGATTGATGATAGGCATATTCTTAGGAAAGAACAACGAAAAGAAAATGAACCTGAAGCAGAAAAAACTCATTTATTTGCAAAACAGGAGAAAGCCTTCTATCCTAaatcatttaaaagtaaaaaacaaaagccatCTAGGGTCTTATATTCAAGTACTGAAAGTTCTGATGAAGAAGCTCTTCAGAATAAAAAGATTTCTACTTCATGTTCCATCATCCCTGAAACATCAAATTCTGATATACAAACCAAAAAGGAATATGTAGTTTCAGGTGAACACAAACAGAAAggcaaagttaaaagaaaattgaaaaatcagaataaaaataaagagaaccaAGAGCTAaagcaagaaaaggaaggaaaagaaaatacaagaataACAAACTTGACAGTAAATACTGGACTAGATTGTTCAGAAAAGACCAGAGAGGAGGGGAACTTTAGGAAATCTTTTAGCCCAAAAGATGATTCttcattacatttatttcatatttccaCTGGTAAATCTCCCAAACATTCTTGTGGATTAAGTGAAAAACAGTCAACACCACTAAAACAAGAACATACTAAAACATGTTTATCACCAGGAAGTTCTGAAATGTCATTACAGCCTGATCTTGTTCGGTATGATAATGCAGAATCTGAATTCTTGCCAGAAAGTTCAAGTGTAAAATCTTGTAAGCataaggaaaaaagcaaacatcagaaagattTCCACTTAGAATTTGGTGAAAAATCAAATGCCAAAATAAAGGATGAAGATCATAGTCCAACATTTGAAAATTCAGATTGCACactgaaaaaaatggataaagaaggtaaaacattaaaaaaacataaattgaagcataaagagagggaaaaagaaaagcataaaaaagaaattgaaggtgaaaaggaaaaatacaaaactaaggATAGTGCCAAAGAACTGCAGAGGAGTGTGGAATTTGATAGAGAATTTTggaaagagaatttttttaaaagtgatgaAACTGAAGatctctttttaaatatggaacaTGAATCcttaacattagaaaaaaaatcaaaattggaaaaaaacatCAAAGATGataaatcaaccaaggaaaagcaTGTGTCAAAAGAGAGGAACTTTAAAGAGGAACGAGACAAGATTAAAAAGGAAAGCGAGAAATCTTttagggaggaaaaaataaaagatctaaaagaagagagagaaaacatacCCACAGATAAAGACTCAGAATTTACTTCTTTGGGTATGAGTGCCATTGAGGAATCTATAGGGCTTCatttagtggaaaaggaaatagacattgaaaaacaagaaaagcatataaaggaaagtaaagaaaaaccTGAGAAGCGATCTCAAACTAAAGAAAAGGACATTGagaagatggaaagaaaaaactttgaaaaagaaaagaagataaaacatgagcataagtcagaaaaagacaaattagATCTTAGTGAATGTGttgataaaataaaagaaaaggacaaGCTATATTCGCATCACACAGAAAAATGCCATAAAGAAGGTGAGAAGAGCAAAAATACTGCTGCTATTAAAAAAACTGACGACAGAGAGAAAAGTAGAGAAAAGATGGATAGGAAACATGACAAAGAAAAGCCTGAAAAAGAGAGGCATCTagcagaaagcaaagaaaagcacttgatggagaaaaaaaataaacaatcagaTAATAGTGAATACAGTAAAtcagaaaaaggcaaaaataaagaaaaagacagggagctagataaaaaggaaaaatctagaGATAAAGAAAGTATAAATATAACTAACTCCAAACAcatacaggaagaaaaaaaatcaagtatagTAGACGGTAATAAAGCACAACATGAAAAACCCTTAtcccttaaagaaaaaacaaaagatgaacCTTTGAAAACTccagatggaaaagaaaaagataaaaaagataaagatatagatagatacaaagAACGAGACAAACATAAAGATAAAATTCAACTAAATAGCTTACTCAAACTAAAATCTGAAGCAGATAAGCCTAAACCTAAGTCATCACCAGCATCAAAAGATACCCGgcctaaagaaaagaggttagtTAATGATGATTTAATGCAGACAAGTTTTGAACGAATGCTAAGCCTTAAAGACCTAGAAATAGAACAGTGGCAcaaaaaacataaggaaaaaattaagcaaaaagaaaaggaacggTTGAGAAACCGAAACTGtttagaacttaaaataaaagataaagaaaaaacaaagcataCACCAACTGAATCCAAAAATAAAGAACTTACTAGGTCAAAGAGTTCAGAAGTGACTGATGCATATACCAAGGAGAAACAACCTAAAGATGCTGTAAGTAACAGATCACAATCTGTTGACACCAAAAATGTAATGACTTTAGGGAAGTCATCTTTTGTTTCAGATAATAGCTTAAACAGGTCTCCTAGATCAGAAAATGAAAAGCCGGGTCTCAGCTCCAGATCTGTATCCATGATTTCTGTTGCTAGTTCAGAAGATTCCTGCCATACTACAGTGACAACCCCAAGGCCTCCAGTTGAGTATGACTCTGACTTTATGTTAGAGAGTTCAGAATCCCAAATGTCCTTTTCCCAGTCACCTTTTTTGTCAATTGCCAAATCTCCTGCTCTTCATGAAAGGGAATTGGACAGCCTGGCTGACTTGCCAGAGCGGATTAAACCACCATATGCAAACAGACTTTCAACATCCCATCTTAGGTCATCTTCTGTAGAAGATGTTAAACTAATTATAAGCGAGGGGAGACCTACCGTAGAAGTTCGAAGATGTAGCATGCCTTCTGTCATTTGTGAACATACCAAACAATTCCAAACAATATCAGAAGAGAGCAATCAAGGTAGCTTATTAACTGTGCCAAGAGATACTAGTCCTTCTCCCAAACCTGAGGTATTCTCAAATGTGCCTGAAAGAGACCTTTCAAACGTGTCTAACATACATTCCAGTTTTGCAACTTCTCCAACTGGAGCTTCAAACAGCAAATATGTTTCAGCTGATAGAAATCTCATCAAGAATACTGCCCCAGTGAGCACTGTAATGGACAGTCCAGTGCATTTAGAGCCATCTAGTCAGGTTGGTGTGATCCAGAATAAATCATGGGAGATGCCTGTTGATAGACTAGAGACATTAAGCACCAGAGACTTTATCTGCCCAAATTCTAACATACCTGATCAAGAATCCTCTCTTCAGAGTTTTTGTAATTCTGAAAATAAGATATTGAAAGAAAATGCTGATTTTTTATCCCTGCGCCAGACTGAACTGCCAGGAAACTCTTGTGCTCAGGATCCGGCATCCTTTATGCCTCCACAGCAGCCTTGCTCTTTCCCTAGCCAATCACTTTCAGATGCTGAATCGATTTCTAAACATATGTCTTTGTCATATGTTGCTAATCAAGAGCCAGGTATTTTACAACAAAAAAATGCAGTTCAGATTATTAGTTCTGCTTTAGATACTGATAATGAATCtacaaaagatacagaaaatactTTTGTCCTAGGAGATGTTCAAAAAACAGATGCCTTTGTCCCAGTGTACTCTGACAGCACTATTCAAGAAGCATCACCAAACTTTGAGAAAGCTTATACTTTACCTGTGTTACCATCAGAAAAGGACTTTAATGGAAGTGATGCCTCTACCCAGCTAAATACACATTATGCATTTAGCAAACTAACTTACAAGTCTTCCAGTGGCCATGAAGTTGAGAATAGCACAACTGATACTCAGGTCATTTCACGTGAAAAAGAAGACAAACTGGAGAGTTTGGTTTTAACTCATTTGAATAGGTGTGATTCTGATTTATGTGAAATGAACGCAGGGATGCCAAAAGGAAACCTAAATGAACAAGATCCAAAACATTGTCCTGAAAGTGAAAAGTGTTTGCTTTCCATAGAAGATGAGGAATCTCAACAAAGCATTTTATCAAGTCTGGAAAACCATTCACAGCAGTCAGCTCAACCAGAAATGCATAAATATGGTCAGTTAGTTAAAGTAGAATTAGAAGAAAATGCCGAAGATGATAAAACTGAAAACCAAATCCCTCAAAGAATGACCAGAAACAAAGCAAATACAATGGCAAATCAAAGCAAACAGATTCTTGCTAGCTGTACACTATTATCAGAAAAAGACAGTGAATCCTCATCTCCTAGAGGAAGAATAAGATTAACTGAAGATGACGATCCTCAAATTCACCATCCACGGAAAAGGAAAGTGTCACGTGTACCTCAGCCTGTGCAAGTGAGTCCCTCTTTACTACaagcaaaagagaaaactcaGCAATCTCTGGCAGCCATTGTAGATTCTCTAAAACTAGATGAGATTCAGCCATACAGTTCAGAGAGAGCAAATCCATATTTCGAATACTTgcacataaggaaaaaaatagaagaaaaacgcAAATTACTGTGTAGTGTGATTCCTCAAGCACCTCAGTACTATGACGAATATGTAACATTTAACGGATCATATCTCCTGGATGGAAACCCCTTAAGCAAGATTTGTATTCCCACA ATTACACCACCACCTTCACTGTCAGATCCACTTAAAGAGCTTTTTCGACAACAGGAAGTTGTAAGGATGAAACTACGTTTGCAACACAGTATTGAAAGG GAAAAACTCATTGTATCCAACGAACAAGAAGTTTTGCGAGTTCATTACAGAGCTGCAAGAACATTGGCAAATCAAACACTGCCATTTAGTGCTTGTACTGTTTTGCTGGATGCCGAAGTATACAATGTACCATTGGACTCTCAG TCTGATGACAGTAAAACTTCTGTGAGGGATCGCTTTAATGCAAGACAATTCATGTCTTGGTTACAAGATGTGGATGATAAATTTGACAAATTAAAG ACCTGTCTTTTAATGAGGCAACAACATGAAGCTGCGGCTTTAAATGCTGTCCAGAGGTTAGAATGGCAGCTCAAACTCCAGGAACTTGATCCTGCCACCTATAAATCTATCAGCATTTACGAAATCCAGGAGTTTTATGTTCCCCTTGTTGATGTTAACGACGACTTTGAATTGACTCCTATATAG